The DNA window AGCCCCATGTGTCCTTCTGAAACGTGATTAGGATTATTACCATATGAAAGTTCATCCAAATGGAATGGTTCCATCTTCTCACCATTCTTGTAACCCTCTACCCAGATAGTTACCCAAGTTTTATCAGCTTGAGGAAGTTTCAAATGATAATTATATACATTTCCGAGGTGTAATTCATCAAAAGTCTTTTCGTAATGTATATCTTCCTTTATTGAAATATAAGCTATCTTCTCGTTACTGCTAGTTACTGGTTCTTTGCTACACCCGATAACTGTCAGACAAGTAAATATAACTACTAATAATGAAATGATGATTCGATTTATTTTCATGTGCGTCAATTCCCCTTTAATGAAATAAACGCTTTGGTCTTAACAAAAGTTGTGGTTAATTATGTAAGTTTAGTTGAACCAAGCAAACACCCATAAACAACACTAGACATAGGATGAATGGAGGAATTTCAAAGAAAGGGATAATGTTATGAAGTTAACTAAATTTGTTGATCCGCTGCCGATTCCCAAAATAATTAAACCGATTTACAAGAAAAAGGACGTTACACGTTACACGGTTAAAATGAAACAATTTTACACTTCCCTTCACCGTGATCTACCGAGAACAAAACTCTGGGGATTTAATGGATCCTACCCTGGCCCTACATTCGAAGTGCATAGGAGCGAGAATGTCCATGTGTTGTGGGAGAATAAATTACCGCTGAAACATCTGCTGCCTATCGATACAACGATCCATGGAGCAGGAGTAAAAGTTCCAAAAGTCCGTACGGTAGTACATCTACACGGTGCACGGGTACGTTCGAGTAGTGATGGATACCCTGAATCCTGGTTTACACGAGATTTCGCAACAACGGGACCTCAATTTAAAAATAGAATATACCGTTATACCAACAACCAGCGCGCAACCTCACTATGGTATCACGATCATACGATGGGAATTACCCGGCTTAATCTCTATGCAGGATTAGCTGGTTTATATTTGATTCGCGATAAAGTGGAAGACGCCTTACCACTACCAAAAGGCCCTTACGAAATTCCACTGATTATCTCTGATCGCACCTTTAAATCCGATGGTTCACTCTTTTATCCCAAACGACCGGATCGAAGTAGTTTGAAGAATCCGAAGGCTAAAATTCCATTTCCATCCGTGGTGCCTGAGTTTTTCGGAGAAACCATACTCGTTAACGGTAAGGTGTGGCCATATCTAAATGTTGAGCCAAGAAAATACCGCTTCCGCATTTTGAATTCATCTAATGCCCGTTTTTATAATTTGAAGCTAAAATCAGGCCCAACCTTTTATCAAATAGGAAGTGATGGAGGACTGCTAGAAAAACCAGTTAAATTAAATCAAATACTCATAGCACCTGCAGAACGCGTTGACGTTATCGTAGACTTCTCCAAAATGGCCGGTAAGACAATTACGTTAACCAATAATGCTTCAGCACCTTACCCTAGCGGTGATCCCGCTAACCTCGATCCGAATACAACAGGAATCGTCATGCAGTTCCGAGTAAAAGTCCCATTGAAGGGTAAGGACACTAGTAAAATTCCTGCCGTGTTGTCCGATATCGTGAAGTTGTCAACTAAGAATGTCCGAAAAATAAGAAATCTCACCTTAGACGAGACTTATGATGAATATGGTCGCTTATTACAGCTTGTAACGAATCGAATGTGGGATGATCCCGTGACCGAGAAGCCGGTCGTCGGTACCAAAGAAATTTGGAAATTGATTAATTTAACTATGGATACGCACCCAATTCATGTTCACCTTATCCAATTCCAAATCTTGCAGCGGCGTCCCTTTGATGTGAATCACTACAAAAAAACGAAGAAAATTCGTTTTACAGGTCCACCTCAGAAGCCTACTCCTAATGAAAGGGGATTTAAGGACACGGTTCGTGCAAAACCTGGTCATATCACTCAAATCATTGCCAGATTTGGACCTTACACCGGACAATATGTATGGCATTGCCATATGGCAGAGCATGAAGATCACGATATGATGCGGCCTTATAGGGTGGTTCCGAAGAAGAAATAGATGATTTTTTTCTATAGACATAAGCCAAAAGGTTTATGTCTATTCTCTTTTTTACATTAGTCGAAAAAAATTCATTTACTTATTCCAATAGATGCAATATATTCAATCTAGTTTGTTTTTTTATGGCAGTGTTAACCTTTTAGACTATTATACTAAACTAGAATTAGGAGCAATTATCATGTCAGCAATAACGAAACCACCACGTATCCACTATCTTGATTTTTTTCGTGCTGTCGCTATTTTAGCTGTAGTAACGATTCATTCTACCTCGCAACCTGTTTCTCTGTTTCCTAAATCGTCTTGGCAATACAACTATTATCATTTTTGGAACTCGGTTAGCCTCTTCGCTGTTCCATCATTTTTATTTCTCTGTTCGCTGGTGCTCTTCTACAACTATAGTTACAAAGATCGGATTACCTCCTGGATCGCAGGCTTTTATAAAAAGAGGATGTTGTACATCTTACTTCCTTATATACTTTGGTCCTTCATCTATTTCTTATTTAGAAATCTAAGTACTCCTCAGAGGGTCATTGTAGATTTGCCGTTATACTTTGAAAGACTGCTGACTGGAACGAACCACACACATCTATATTACTTCACCATTATCATTCAACTTTATTTGTTGTTTCCGTTCTTGATATGGTTGATGCGTTTCACTTGGATTCAAAGGCTGATGTTACCGCTTGGCATAGTTATACATATTGTCTTTTATTACTGCAACACGAATTACTGGCACATCCACCGCACGGCCAGTTTGTTACCTAGTTATTGGATGCATATTACACTCGGTGCATGGATTGGCATGAATTTTGATTTCATAATGTCCCTTGCAAAACGATATAAAATTCTAATTGGTGCTATTGGTGTAGCTAGTGCCTTAACTTATATTTACGGGTATGGCCTACATGTTGGGTCTTATAAGAGGGCTTATCACTTCTTCATTTATAACCTATTTACATTGTCTGCAAGCGTGTGCCTACTTCTACTAAGTCGTTACCTATTTCAATGGCTACATGCCGAGAAGATCAAGAGATTCATAAGTTCACTCGGAACAGAATCATTTGGGATTTTCCTAATTCACCCTCTGGTACTTGCTATTTGGAGAAAATTCGTTATGCCTATTATTTTTGATTATCATCTAGGGATCTGGTTAGGTGGTGCTGCAGCTTTATTCATTTCATGGTTGATTACATTAGTGATCCGGCGTTTTTCTATAGGATGGATTCTGGTCGGAAAATAAAACGTTGATATGATTACGAACAAAAGCCCCCTTGCTGCCAAGGGGGTTTTTGTTTGCTAGTTCTCCGTGGTATTTATCCTCTCATCCGTGGGTTACCAATCGCCCCCGGATATTGATACACGAGCGGCTCATCAAATGTAGCATAATTAAAATTGATCATTAGTAGCATCGTTCTTACTCCGGTTTGTGGATCACTAATAATGATATGATCTCGACCAGCCGCTTCAAGGACACCCTTGAATATTTTGGCATTCCACTCAGAGTTATTCTCGTAAGTCATATAAAACGTTCCTACCTTACCCAAATTCAAACGCAGGATATTCTCAATATATGATTGCTCAAATGCAGGAGGTGTTGGGGTCGTGACTACTTGCCCATAAGGTGTCATTGGACTTCCACTCGCAACTTGCGGTGGCATACTTGTCATCTGTCCTTGTACCTGTCCTTGTGGCATACTCGTCATCTGTCCCATTTGTCCTCCCTGCGTCATATAAGGATTGTTTCCAATTTTGTACGATACCGGACGATAAGGTTGATTTAACATTCATAATTCCTCCTTTAAATTTACATATTTAATGTTAATGACAACAATTACTAATAAACCGCTGGACAATCACCTTGAGAAGGCGCAAAGAAACAATGAGCTTTATAACGTCCGG is part of the Paenibacillus segetis genome and encodes:
- a CDS encoding multicopper oxidase family protein, which encodes MKLTKFVDPLPIPKIIKPIYKKKDVTRYTVKMKQFYTSLHRDLPRTKLWGFNGSYPGPTFEVHRSENVHVLWENKLPLKHLLPIDTTIHGAGVKVPKVRTVVHLHGARVRSSSDGYPESWFTRDFATTGPQFKNRIYRYTNNQRATSLWYHDHTMGITRLNLYAGLAGLYLIRDKVEDALPLPKGPYEIPLIISDRTFKSDGSLFYPKRPDRSSLKNPKAKIPFPSVVPEFFGETILVNGKVWPYLNVEPRKYRFRILNSSNARFYNLKLKSGPTFYQIGSDGGLLEKPVKLNQILIAPAERVDVIVDFSKMAGKTITLTNNASAPYPSGDPANLDPNTTGIVMQFRVKVPLKGKDTSKIPAVLSDIVKLSTKNVRKIRNLTLDETYDEYGRLLQLVTNRMWDDPVTEKPVVGTKEIWKLINLTMDTHPIHVHLIQFQILQRRPFDVNHYKKTKKIRFTGPPQKPTPNERGFKDTVRAKPGHITQIIARFGPYTGQYVWHCHMAEHEDHDMMRPYRVVPKKK
- a CDS encoding acyltransferase, which encodes MSAITKPPRIHYLDFFRAVAILAVVTIHSTSQPVSLFPKSSWQYNYYHFWNSVSLFAVPSFLFLCSLVLFYNYSYKDRITSWIAGFYKKRMLYILLPYILWSFIYFLFRNLSTPQRVIVDLPLYFERLLTGTNHTHLYYFTIIIQLYLLFPFLIWLMRFTWIQRLMLPLGIVIHIVFYYCNTNYWHIHRTASLLPSYWMHITLGAWIGMNFDFIMSLAKRYKILIGAIGVASALTYIYGYGLHVGSYKRAYHFFIYNLFTLSASVCLLLLSRYLFQWLHAEKIKRFISSLGTESFGIFLIHPLVLAIWRKFVMPIIFDYHLGIWLGGAAALFISWLITLVIRRFSIGWILVGK
- the gerQ gene encoding spore coat protein GerQ; amino-acid sequence: MGQMTSMPQGQVQGQMTSMPPQVASGSPMTPYGQVVTTPTPPAFEQSYIENILRLNLGKVGTFYMTYENNSEWNAKIFKGVLEAAGRDHIIISDPQTGVRTMLLMINFNYATFDEPLVYQYPGAIGNPRMRG